A window from Streptomyces sp. NBC_00299 encodes these proteins:
- a CDS encoding serine/threonine-protein kinase: MSELGRLIANRYRLVERVGRGGMGTVWRAEDELLNRHVALKKLHVPPHLHDDEIQRLYERTRREARSAARITHPHVIVVHDVVDDEGLPCIVMEYIPSRTLGDVLKKQGTLPPGEAARIGRSMAAALRAAHDVGVLHRDVKPANVLLGNDGRIVLTDFGIAVESGSPSLTRTGELVGSIQYLAPERLRSKIAEPGPASDLWSLGATLYEAVEGRPPFGRDTAIETAYAIATDTYEPPRNAEDLAPVIEGLLVKEPDRRMAAKEAEHLLGRVAGEATAPLDPPTRPERMHATRTAAPTVTPTTPDAAPGRKRGRRTALWIASALVIAATVTGSVLLRPGGGLASSDDDAPRSPSQPASGTSPEPSASPSPVPAGYHLVKAGQNFSVPVPDGWKAQKVPKTGEVAYIDPTGLVGLRVEEVEFAGADPLQHWRDTEEAQTRRDNAGYERVRMSRTTFRGRTAGYWEFTFQGRVRGFRGVELAINGADNTQYAIYLSAPDAQWDEYRPVFDTAVNGIRLPD, from the coding sequence GTGTCCGAGCTGGGGCGGCTCATCGCCAACCGCTACCGGTTGGTGGAGCGCGTCGGACGCGGTGGCATGGGCACCGTGTGGCGGGCCGAGGACGAACTGCTCAACCGGCATGTCGCCCTCAAGAAGCTGCACGTCCCGCCGCACCTGCACGACGACGAGATCCAGCGCCTTTACGAGCGCACCCGCCGTGAGGCCCGCAGCGCCGCGCGGATCACCCACCCCCATGTGATCGTCGTGCACGACGTCGTCGACGACGAGGGCCTGCCGTGCATCGTCATGGAGTACATCCCCTCGCGCACGCTGGGCGACGTCCTGAAGAAGCAGGGCACGCTGCCGCCGGGCGAGGCCGCCCGGATCGGCCGCAGCATGGCCGCCGCGCTGCGCGCCGCGCACGATGTCGGCGTGCTGCACCGGGACGTCAAGCCCGCCAACGTGCTGCTCGGGAACGACGGGCGTATCGTCCTCACCGACTTCGGGATCGCGGTGGAGTCCGGATCGCCCTCCCTGACCAGGACCGGGGAACTCGTCGGTTCGATCCAGTACCTCGCGCCGGAGCGGCTGCGCAGCAAGATCGCCGAGCCCGGCCCCGCCTCCGACCTGTGGTCGCTCGGAGCGACGCTGTACGAGGCGGTCGAGGGACGGCCCCCGTTCGGCCGGGACACGGCGATCGAGACGGCGTACGCCATCGCAACCGACACCTACGAGCCCCCGCGCAACGCCGAGGACCTGGCCCCGGTGATCGAGGGGCTGCTGGTGAAGGAGCCCGACCGGCGCATGGCCGCCAAGGAGGCCGAGCACCTCCTGGGCCGGGTGGCCGGCGAGGCGACCGCCCCGCTCGATCCGCCGACGAGACCGGAGCGGATGCACGCCACCCGCACGGCTGCCCCCACCGTCACCCCCACCACCCCCGACGCCGCGCCGGGGCGGAAGCGAGGCCGCCGCACGGCCCTGTGGATCGCCTCGGCACTGGTGATCGCCGCCACCGTGACGGGCTCTGTGCTGCTGCGGCCGGGGGGCGGCCTCGCGTCGTCGGACGACGACGCCCCGCGGTCCCCTTCCCAGCCCGCGTCCGGCACCTCTCCGGAGCCGAGCGCCTCCCCGTCGCCGGTTCCCGCCGGGTACCACCTCGTGAAGGCCGGCCAGAACTTCTCCGTTCCCGTGCCGGACGGCTGGAAGGCCCAGAAGGTGCCCAAAACCGGTGAGGTCGCCTACATCGACCCGACTGGGCTGGTCGGCCTGAGGGTCGAGGAGGTCGAGTTCGCGGGGGCCGACCCGCTCCAGCACTGGCGTGACACCGAAGAGGCCCAGACGCGGCGCGACAACGCGGGCTACGAGCGGGTCAGGATGAGCCGCACGACCTTCCGTGGCCGGACCGCCGGGTACTGGGAGTTCACCTTCCAGGGCAGGGTGCGCGGTTTCCGGGGGGTCGAGCTGGCCATCAACGGTGCCGACAACACCCAG